A stretch of Henckelia pumila isolate YLH828 chromosome 4, ASM3356847v2, whole genome shotgun sequence DNA encodes these proteins:
- the LOC140864985 gene encoding UDP-N-acetylglucosamine transferase subunit ALG14-like, giving the protein MGRDSCYSSDMGFLNFAILLMGLSTLIVIRLLYVIHRSNHPQYRRPPGPLSAMIVLGSGGHTAEMLNLLAPLRIDRFKYRYYIAAATDNMSLEKAKVLENSLLVKVEVEVGGTSHFLQIYRSREVGQSYITSVGTTLIALTHALWLMMKIRPQVILCNGPGTCLPLCVIAFLFKVFGIRWSSVFYVESIARVRRLSLSGLLLYKLRMADQLFVQWPQLKSKYPRTNYVGRLM; this is encoded by the exons ATGGGTAGAGATAGTTGTTATTCTTCTGACATGGGATTCCTAAATTTTGCTATTTTGCTCATGGGGCTGTCTACCTTGATTGTGATCCGACTTTTGTACGTGATACACCGGAGCAACCATCCCCAGTATCGTAGACCACCAGGACCTCTCAGTGCCATGATAGTTCTGGGTTCAG GTGGTCACACTGCAGAGATGCTGAACCTATTAGCCCCTCTTCGTATTGACAGGTTTAAATATAGATACTATATTGCTGCTGCTACTGATAATATGAGTCTTGAAAAGGCGAAAGTGCTGGAGAATTCATTGCTGGTAAAG GTGGAGGTTGAGGTGGGGGGCACTTCTCATTTTTTGCAAATTTATCGAAGTCGTGAAGTTGGCCAATCATATATAACTTCGGTTGGCACAACCTTGATTGCTTTAACTCATGCTTTGTGGCTAATGATGAAGATCAGACCTCAAGTg ATTCTATGCAATGGGCCTGGAACTTGTTTACCACTTTGTGTAATTGCATTCCTTTTCAAG GTTTTTGGGATCCGATGGTCGTCCGTTTTCTATGTTGAAAGCATAGCACGTGTTAGGAGGCTATCCTTGAGTGGATTACTTCTTTACAAACTACGGATGGCTGATCAATTATTTGTGCAATGGCCCCAATTGAAGAGCAAATACCCTCGAACAAATTATGTCGGTCGCCTTATGTAA
- the LOC140865711 gene encoding probable beta-D-xylosidase 5, which yields MAAKPFIILSLLAAMFLFTFTCALPRMKDSMSTVNGNYTHVCDAMRFFELGLNVKDFAYCDTSLPYEVRVKDLIDRMTLSEKVNQIGDTAYGVTRIGLPAYEWWSEALHGVSDVGQWGHKASYFDEEVPGATSFPTVITTAASFNKSLWKHIGQVVSTEARAMHNLGHAGLSFWSPNINVVRDPRWGRALETPGEDPYVVGEYAVNYVRGLQDVEGTENATDLNSRPLKVAACCKHYAAYDVDNWLGIERYNFDARVTEQDMQETFLKPFEMCVKDGDVSSVMCSYNKINGIPACADPRLLRGKIRGEWDLHGYIVSDCDSIEVMINHQKWLKDEPEDAVAQALKAGLDLDCGNYYTNYARNSVSKGKVSEKDIDVALKYLYIVLMRLGFFDGIPQLEDLNMTNVCTSEHIELATEAAREGIVLLKNTNQTLPLSTKKIKTIAVVGPHANATSAMIGNYAGVPCQYTSPIQGFSKYGKVIYEMGCADVACKNDSMVFQAVKASKKADATVVVVGIDLSVEAESLDREDLLLPGYQSRLIKLVAAQSKGPVVVVVMSAGGIDISSARDSSKVHSILWAGYPGEEGGQAIADVVFGKYNPGGRLPLTWHENAYVDMLPMTSMQLRPIDHLGYPGRTYKFFNSSIVYPFGYGLSYTNFSYSLVSSTKHLEVQLNKFQHCREVNYTEGLYKPACPAVLIDDLLCDEHHNVELTLEVKNIGEMDGSETVIVYWVAPSGIVDAPIKQVVAFERVFVGAGASEKVSFVLNACKSLGLVDYKGYNLMPSGGGHFILGDGDDLLKIPIHIEFKHST from the exons atggcAGCCAAACCATTCATCATCCTCTCTTTACTTGCGGCCATGTTTCTGTTCACCTTCACTTGTGCACTACCAAGGATGAAGGATTCCATGTCCACTGTCAATGGAAACTACACCCACGTTTGCGATGCTATGCGGTTTTTCGAACTCGGTTTGAACGTTAAAGACTTCGCATACTGCGACACATCACTGCCGTACGAGGTACGCGTCAAAGATTTGATAGACAGAATGACATTGTCGGAGAAGGTGAATCAAATCGGAGACACTGCCTATGGGGTTACGAGAATCGGGCTCCCCGCGTACGAGTGGTGGTCCGAGGCTTTGCATGGTGTCTCCGACGTTGGCCAGTGGGGTCACAAAGCATCATACTTCGATGAAGAGGTCCCTGGTGCAACGAGTTTCCCGACTGTTATCACGACGGCAGCTAGTTTCAACAAATCTCTGTGGAAACATATTGGCCAG GTGGTTTCGACGGAAGCAAGAGCCATGCACAATCTAGGACATGCGGGGCTGTCGTTTTGGAGTCCTAACATTAACGTTGTTAGGGATCCTAGGTGGGGAAGAGCCCTCGAAACACCCGGGGAAGACCCTTACGTTGTTGGTGAATATGCAGTGAATTACGTACGAGGTTTGCAAGATGTTGAGGGAACTGAGAATGCGACAGATCTCAACTCTCGGCCTCTTAAAGTTGCTGCATGTTGCAAGCATTATGCAGCTTACGACGTGGACAACTGGCTAGGAATCGAGCGTTACAACTTTGATGCGaga GTGACGGAGCAAGACATGCAGGAGACTTTTCTGAAGCCATTCGAAATGTGCGTGAAAGATGGAGATGTGAGCAGCGTCATGTGTTCTTACAACAAGATTAATGGTATTCCTGCATGCGCAGATCCACGTCTTTTGAGGGGTAAAATAAGAGGGGAATGGGATCTTCACGG ATACATAGTTTCAGATTGTGATTCAATTGAAGTGATGATAAATCATCAAAAATGGCTAAAAGACGAGCCTGAAGATGCTGTTGCTCAAGCTCTAAAAGCTG GTTTGGACTTGGATTGCGGGAACTACTACACTAACTATGCCAGAAACTCAGTGAGCAAGGGGAAAGTTAGCGAAAAAGACATAGATGTTGCCCTCAAGTATCTCTACATAGTTCTGATGAGGCTTGGGTTTTTCGATGGAATCCCACAACTGGAAGACCTCAATATGACCAATGTTTGCACAAGTGAACACATTGAGCTAGCCACCGAAGCAGCACGTGAAGGAATTGTTCTTCTCAAGAATACCAATCAGACATTGCCTTTGAGCACTAAAAAAATCAAGACCATCGCAGTTGTCGGGCCACACGCGAATGCCACCAGCGCCATGATCGGAAACTATGCAG gTGTTCCATGTCAGTACACATCTCCAATCCAAGGCTTTTCCAAATACGGTAAAGTGATCTATGAAATGGGATGTGCCGACGTTGCATGCAAGAACGACAGCATGGTTTTCCAAGCAGTCAAAGCCTCGAAGAAAGCTGATGCAACCGTAGTAGTCGTGGGTATTGATCTAAGCGTCGAGGCAGAAAGCTTAGACAGGGAAGATTTACTCCTTCCAGGTTACCAAAGTCGTTTAATCAAACTTGTAGCAGCCCAATCCAAAGGCCCTGTGGTGGTAGTTGTCATGTCTGCCGGTGGCATCGATATTTCCTCCGCCAGGGATTCTTCCAAGGTTCATTCCATCCTCTGGGCTGGATATCCCGGAGAAGAAGGCGGCCAGGCTATAGCCGACGTCGTATTCGGCAAATACAACCCCGGAGGGAGATTACCCTTGACATGGCACGAAAATGCATACGTAGATATGCTACCAATGACATCCATGCAGCTGAGACCCATCGATCACCTTGGTTACCCTGGGAGAACATACAAGTTCTTCAACAGCTCCATAGTTTATCCCTTCGGATACGGCCTCAGCTACACCAACTTCTCTTACTCTCTAGTCTCGTCCACAAAACATCTTGAGGTCCAGTTGAACAAGTTCCAGCACTGTCGAGAGGTGAACTACACCGAGGGCTTGTATAAACCGGCCTGCCCCGCGGTTTTGATCGACGACTTGTTGTGCGACGAACATCATAACGTGGAGCTGACTTTGGAGGTGAAGAACATCGGTGAGATGGATGGGAGTGAAACTGTGATTGTGTATTGGGTTGCGCCGAGTGGGATCgtggatgctccgatcaaacaaGTCGTGGCTTTCGAAAGGGTCTTTGTTGGTGCTGGAGCTAGTGAGAAAGTCAGCTTCGTGTTGAATGCTTGCAAGAGTTTGGGGCTGGTGGATTATAAGGGTTACAATTTGATGCCTTCTGGTGGGGGTCATTTCATTCTTGGAGATGGAGATGATCTGTTGAAAATACCAATCCATATAGAATTCAAACATTCAACATAA
- the LOC140864981 gene encoding LOW QUALITY PROTEIN: uncharacterized protein (The sequence of the model RefSeq protein was modified relative to this genomic sequence to represent the inferred CDS: inserted 1 base in 1 codon) — protein MHLNFKFPIMILYGLLMLVSGVLSEKPKGLETEIQALKEFKKSITDDPFHVLLDWNHSNHHCNWFGIECNPNSSHVVSISLPDKQLQGEISPFLGNLSYLQVLDFSLNSFTGNIPSQLASCSQLTQLILYXSLSGSIPEELGNLKSLQTIDFGENFLNGSIPDSLCNITGLLQLGLVYNNLTGVIPGDIGNLINLQIFVAFANGLEGSIPASVGRLKKMQSFDLSQNQLTGNIPPEIGNMSNLEVLQLYENFLSGAIPAEVANSRNLVHLNLYENHFSGSIPQELGNLINLQALRLYKNKLNSTIPDTLFQLESLIYLGLSQNQLVGTISSKIASLKSLQVLTLHSNNFSGEIPSSITQLSNLAYLSLGFNSLTGPLPTDLGMLYNLKNLTANDNLFEGSIPSGIKNCTRLLVITLTNNRITGKIPEGLDRLSNLTYLSLGRNNIFGQIPDDLFNCSELEVLDLSLNNLSGTIKPFIGRLVNIHTLKLGHNAFYGSIPREIGNLSALLNLEVHGNRFSGRIPQELSKLTLLQGLSLSDNKLEGEIPQGISKLKQLTYLRLQNNKLVGSIPDAVSELEFLSYLNLSGNKFNGTLPKSLERLLHLATLDLSHNHFTGAVPASMIAGMKNLQVYLNLSHNTLDGTIPEEIGMLAMVQEIDLSNNDMSGSIPPELKNCMNLISLDLSGNKLSGELSVDIFPRLHELVRLNLSRNQIYGPLPGTLASLRHLSVVDLSENKFSGEIPENFSKFSSLKFLNLSFNQLEGCIPQGGVFRNTHLISLQGNPSLSGAICLKRPSNERNSTNSHRLSKKAVLILFALGFAIVLIISLSTFYVICQKKTKECSIEEPENSLPNYTAKSTLRRFDAKDLEIATSYFSPYNIIGRSSLSTVYKGTLEDGHRIAVKKLNLRQFSAESDKCFNREVKTLGQVKHKNLVKVLGYAWESGNLKALVLELMEKGNLDKIIHESEALLSSWALTRRIDALVSIANGLTYLHTGYDFPIVHCDLKPSNILLDGNWEARVSDFGTARILGIQPEDETCISSASAFEGTIGYLAPEFAYLRKVTTKVDIFSFGIIIMELITKRRPTEVTGEDGSPITLPQLVQQTLDLGINHLPQVLDPLLVPCTSQNHKVFEVLLLLALSCTSPDPENRPDMEQVSSSLSKIRKMAY, from the exons ATgcatttaaatttcaaatttcccATAATGATACTCTACGGCCTCCTCATGCTTGTGAGTGGGGTTCTTTCAGAAAAGCCAAAAGGCCTGGAAACTGAAATCCAGGCCTTGAAAGAATTCAAAAAATCTATCACGGATGATCCATTTCATGTGCTCCTGGACTGGAATCATTCAAACCATCACTGTAATTGGTTTGGAATCGAATGTAATCCGAATTCGTCGCATGTTGTCTCCATCTCTCTTCCGGACAAGCAGCTCCAGGGCGAAatttctccttttcttggaaACCTTTCCTATCTCCAGGTTCTTGACTTTTCCCTCAACTCCTTCACTGGAAATATTCCATCCCAGTTAGCATCTTGCTCCCAACTTACTCAACTCATCCTTT CCTCCCTTTCTGGTTCTATTCCGGAAGAGCTTGGAAATCTGAAAAGCTTGCAAACGATAGATTTCGGGGAAAATTTTCTGAATGGAAGCATCCCGGATAGTTTATGTAACATCACTGGATTGCTACAACTTGGCCTCGTCTACAATAATCTCACTGGTGTAATTCCAGGAGATATTGGTAATTTAATAAATCTTCAGATTTTTGTAGCATTTGCTAATGGTTTAGAGGGCTCCATACCTGCTTCTGTCGGCAGGTTAAAAAAAATGCAGTCCTTTGATCTAAGCCAAAACCAGCTAACTGGAAATATCCCTCCAGAAATAGGCAACATGTCGAATCTTGAGGTTCTTCAGTTGTATGAGAACTTTCTTTCTGGTGCAATTCCAGCAGAAGTAGCTAATTCTAGGAATCTGGTTCACCTGAACTTATATGAAAACCACTTTTCTGGTAGCATCCCCCAAGAACTTGGAAATTTGATTAATTTACAAGCTTTAAGGTTGTACAAAAACAAGTTAAACTCCACAATCCCCGACACCTTGTTTCAACTGGAATCCTTGATCTATCTTGGCCTGTCTCAGAATCAGTTAGTGGGTACAATTTCATCAAAGATAGCTTCTTTAAAATCGCTGCAAGTGTTGACTCTTCATTCGAATAATTTCAGTGGGGAGATTCCTTCAAGTATAACACAGTTGAGTAACTTAGCATACTTGTCTTTAGGCTTCAATTCCTTGACAGGGCCTCTACCAACCGACTTAGGAATGCTGTATAATCTGAAGAATCTGACAGCAAACGACAATCTCTTTGAGGGATCCATTCCTTCTGGCATAAAAAATTGCACGCGTCTTCTAGTCATAACTCTGACTAATAACAGGATTACTGGAAAAATCCCAGAAGGATTGGATCGATTATCTAATCTTACGTACCTATCTTTAGGGAGAAACAACATTTTTGGCCAAATCCCTGATGACCTATTCAACTGTTCAGAGCTTGAAGTACTTGATTTGAGCCTTAACAATTTAAGTGGTACCATTAAACCATTCATTGGTAGACTGGTGAATATCCATACTCTAAAACTTGGACATAATGCATTTTATGGATCAATCCCAAGAGAGATTGGCAATTTAAGTGCATTACTGAATCTGGAGGTTCACGGAAATCGATTTTCAGGCAGGATTCCACAAGAACTTTCCAAACTGACACTTCTGCAAGGCCTTTCCCTGTCCGACAATAAGCTTGAAGGAGAGATTCCTCAAGGAATATCTAAGCTGAAACAACTGACTTATCTTCGTTTGCAGAATAATAAACTCGTGGGTTCAATACCTGATGCCGTATCCGAACTTGAATTCCTTTCTTATTTAAATCTCAGTGGTAACAAGTTTAATGGGACACTTCCAAAAAGCTTAGAACGCCTTCTCCACTTGGCAACTTTAGATCTTTCGCACAACCATTTTACTGGAGCTGTTCCAGCATCTATGATTGCTGGCATGAAGAATCTTCAGGTCTACCTTAATCTTTCACACAATACCTTGGATGGGACAATCCCAGAAGAGATCGGCATGTTAGCAATGGTTCAAGAGATTGACCTTTCGAACAATGATATGTCGGGAAGCATTCCTCCTGAACTTAAAAACTGCATGAATTTGATCTCTCTTGATCTCTCCGGCAACAAACTCTCTGGCGAACTTTCGGTTGATATCTTTCCTCGCCTGCATGAACTGGTAAGATTAAATCTTTCGAGGAATCAGATATATGGTCCGCTTCCTGGAACTTTGGCCAGTTTGAGACATCTCTCTGTAGTTGATTTATCCGAGAACAAGTTCAGCGGTGAGATTCCAGAGAACTTTTCCAAATTTTCAAGCTTGAAATTTTTAAACCTTTCTTTCAATCAGCTAGAAGGCTGTATTCCCCAGGGTGGTGTGTTCAGAAATACGCACTTAATTAGTTTACAGGGCAACCCATCTCTTAGTGGAGCAATCTGCTTGAAGCGGCCTAGCAATGAAAGAAATTCAACAAACTCCCACCGGCTCTCAAAGAAGGCAGTTCTTATTCTTTTTGCACTTGGATTTGCTATTGTACTAATAATTTCACTGTCAACCTTTTACGTGATTTGCCAAAAGAAGACCAAGGAGTGCAGCATTGAAGAACCTGAGAATTCACTACCCAATTACACCGCAAAATCCACCCTCAGAAGATTCGATGCAAAGGATTTAGAGATTGCCACCAGTTACTTCAGTCCGTATAACATCATTGGCAGGAGTAGTTTAAGCACTGTTTACAAGGGTACCTTGGAAGATGGACATCGAATTGCTGTGAAGAAACTGAATTTGCGCCAATTCTCAGCTGAGTCGGATAAATGCTTCAACAGGGAAGTCAAGACTTTAGGACAAGTGAAGCACAAGAATCTGGTCAAGGTTCTAGGTTACGCCTGGGAGAGTGGAAACCTGAAAGCATTAGTGTTAGAATTGATGGAGAAGGGAAATTTGGACAAGATTATACATGAATCAGAGGCACTTCTTTCCAGTTGGGCATTAACGAGGAGGATCGATGCTTTAGTTTCCATAGCTAACGGGTTGACATATTTGCACACAGGCTACGATTTCCCCATTGTGCACTGCGACTTGAAGCCATCTAACATTCTTTTAGATGGAAACTGGGAAGCTCGTGTGAGTGATTTTGGTACAGCACGGATTCTTGGAATTCAGCCAGAGGATGAAACTTGCATCTCCTCAGCATCAGCATTTGAAGGGACTATAGGCTACTTGGCTCCAG AATTTGCATACTTGAGGAAGGTAACTACTAAAGTAGACATCTTTAGCTTTGGAATCATAATTATGGAGTTGATCACAAAAAGGCGGCCAACAGAAGTCACAGGGGAAGATGGATCGCCCATCACTTTGCCGCAATTAGTCCAGCAAACACTTGATCTTGGAATCAACCACCTCCCTCAAGTATTGGATCCTCTTCTAGTACCATGTACGTCCCAAAACCATAAAGTTTTCGAAGTGCTTCTCCTTCTAGCGTTGTCCTGCACCAGCCCAGACCCTGAAAATAGGCCTGACATGGAACAAGTGTCCTCTTCTCTTTCAAAAATACGCAAAATGGCGTATTAA